The following proteins come from a genomic window of Candidatus Effluviviaceae Genus V sp.:
- a CDS encoding phosphoribosyltransferase, whose product MAIHIDRHVPGPLFAFEDRIHAGRELASFMALEPDPDALVLALPRGGVPVARPIAVDLRATVEPVVVRKLPIPESPEMGFGAVAIDGTTVLNEGVVRSFSIPMDTIGRVAGEVRREVERRAREYAGTTEPPNVEGKTVYLVDDGLATGYSMLVAARMVAKRGPASIRMAVPVSPIASIELVDGVFDEKYCLLAQDSPPFAVASFYRDFHEMTDEEVRQHLQAGARSGR is encoded by the coding sequence ATGGCGATCCACATCGACCGACACGTTCCGGGCCCGCTGTTCGCTTTCGAGGACCGGATCCATGCAGGCCGTGAGCTGGCATCGTTCATGGCTCTCGAGCCTGATCCGGACGCTCTTGTGCTGGCGCTGCCCCGGGGCGGCGTTCCGGTGGCTCGGCCGATCGCGGTCGACCTGAGGGCGACAGTGGAGCCGGTCGTCGTCCGCAAGCTCCCCATCCCGGAGTCGCCTGAGATGGGATTCGGCGCGGTCGCGATCGACGGTACGACGGTCCTGAACGAGGGCGTCGTCCGTTCGTTCTCCATCCCGATGGACACCATCGGACGCGTCGCCGGAGAGGTCCGGCGCGAGGTCGAGCGCAGGGCCAGAGAGTACGCGGGCACGACCGAGCCGCCGAACGTCGAGGGGAAGACCGTCTACCTTGTCGACGACGGTCTGGCAACCGGTTACAGCATGCTCGTCGCGGCGCGGATGGTGGCGAAGCGCGGCCCGGCCTCGATTCGGATGGCCGTGCCGGTGTCGCCGATCGCGTCCATCGAACTCGTCGACGGCGTGTTCGACGAGAAGTACTGCCTGCTCGCCCAGGACTCCCCGCCGTTCGCCGTGGCGTCGTTCTACAGGGACTTCCATGAGATGACGGACGAAGAGGTCAGGCAGCACCTGCAGGCGGGAGCGAGGAGCGGCAGGTGA
- a CDS encoding YihY family inner membrane protein, translating to MPNAMRTMSAFCGDVLGSSLQHLKRERVPEAAATIAFYTIFSLFPVLLILAAIGGSLVETLQAEEEILDIIVNAFPIERELIRSNVTRLVNSRGAVGLVGILTLLWAATSAFDALVRNINRAWVGSVQRGILKTRLTALAVVGGLVGLLAVFLLARAAIGVVTKQVPTPAADTFVSALHGIPSNLIFFVVVFLILLALYRLVPSTRVRWLEAAGGAGVASGAFVAATGVFSWYLGSGFARYNVVYGSLGALLAFLSWVYIVSMITLGGAHVSAAIAACVRAGDTHLPQEPEKVGGDDATKGSDQSAETADASGGIERSPH from the coding sequence ATGCCAAACGCCATGCGCACGATGAGCGCGTTCTGCGGCGACGTCCTCGGTTCGTCGCTGCAGCACCTGAAACGTGAGCGCGTGCCTGAGGCGGCGGCCACGATCGCCTTCTACACGATCTTCTCCCTCTTTCCCGTTCTGCTGATTCTCGCGGCGATCGGCGGGTCGCTCGTCGAGACGCTTCAGGCCGAGGAGGAGATCCTGGACATCATCGTCAACGCGTTCCCCATCGAGCGCGAGCTCATCAGGAGCAACGTGACGAGGCTGGTCAACTCGCGCGGCGCCGTCGGGCTGGTCGGTATCCTGACGCTGCTCTGGGCTGCGACGAGCGCCTTCGACGCATTGGTCCGGAACATCAACCGGGCGTGGGTCGGCAGCGTCCAGCGTGGGATACTCAAGACCCGGCTGACCGCACTCGCCGTCGTGGGGGGACTGGTCGGGCTCCTCGCCGTCTTCCTGCTCGCGCGGGCGGCCATCGGCGTTGTGACGAAGCAGGTCCCGACGCCGGCCGCCGATACGTTCGTCTCCGCGCTGCACGGCATCCCCTCGAACCTCATCTTCTTCGTCGTTGTGTTCCTGATCCTGCTGGCGCTCTACCGGCTCGTGCCGAGCACGCGGGTCCGCTGGCTGGAGGCGGCGGGTGGAGCGGGGGTCGCCTCGGGCGCGTTCGTGGCCGCGACCGGAGTCTTCAGCTGGTATCTGGGAAGCGGCTTCGCACGCTACAACGTCGTCTACGGTTCGCTCGGCGCGCTCCTGGCGTTCCTGTCGTGGGTCTACATCGTCTCCATGATCACACTGGGCGGCGCCCACGTCTCCGCAGCCATCGCCGCGTGCGTGCGGGCGGGCGACACACACCTTCCGCAGGAGCCGGAGAAGGTGGGCGGCGACGACGCCACGAAAGGGAGCGACCAGTCCGCGGAGACGGCGGATGCCTCCGGCGGAATCGAGCGTTCCCCTCACTGA
- a CDS encoding Fpg/Nei family DNA glycosylase: protein MPELPDVEVFRRYLQSTSLKRRIRNVRVSRPGDMLEGVSRRRLVDELTGSRLTTTRRHGKYLFARASSGGWLVLHFGMTGFLDLGKTDELTEHWRLVLEFSRGYRLCYDCRRLLGRVSFTGDPDSFIQDLDLGPDALSDALDRERFEEQVIQRRGMAKPTLMNQSIVAGIGNVYSDEILFHARIHPRKRLRELGNRRRSKLYRETGRVLRKAIECRAQPDEMPRSWLTPCRGRDGTCPACGGRLKRLTVSGRTAYVCPNRQRN from the coding sequence ATGCCGGAACTGCCCGACGTCGAGGTCTTCCGGCGGTATCTGCAGTCGACGTCGCTCAAGCGCCGGATCCGGAACGTCCGGGTCAGCCGGCCGGGCGACATGCTCGAGGGCGTGTCGAGGCGGCGCCTGGTCGACGAACTGACGGGTTCGAGACTGACGACGACGCGCCGGCACGGCAAGTACCTCTTCGCCCGCGCGTCGTCGGGCGGCTGGCTCGTGCTCCACTTCGGTATGACGGGCTTCCTCGACCTCGGAAAGACCGACGAGCTCACCGAGCACTGGCGACTGGTGCTGGAGTTCAGCCGCGGGTACAGACTCTGCTACGACTGCCGGCGGCTCCTCGGCCGTGTGTCGTTCACCGGGGATCCGGACTCGTTCATTCAGGACCTGGACCTCGGCCCCGACGCGCTGTCGGACGCGCTGGACCGGGAGCGGTTCGAGGAACAAGTGATCCAGCGGCGTGGCATGGCCAAGCCGACTCTCATGAACCAGAGCATCGTCGCCGGCATCGGGAACGTCTACTCGGACGAGATCCTGTTCCACGCTCGCATCCATCCGCGGAAGAGGCTCCGGGAGCTCGGGAACAGGAGGCGGTCGAAGCTCTACCGTGAGACGGGGCGCGTGCTCCGCAAGGCCATCGAGTGCCGGGCACAGCCCGACGAGATGCCGCGCTCGTGGCTGACGCCGTGCCGCGGGCGGGACGGTACCTGCCCGGCCTGCGGGGGCAGGCTCAAGCGGTTGACCGTGTCCGGCCGGACCGCGTATGTCTGCCCGAACCGGCAGCGGAACTGA
- a CDS encoding HAD-IC family P-type ATPase: protein MSETPGETAERTLELAWALDPGEVAGALSVDPERGLSDNDVSSRRREHGRNALRETERESAFVILARQFKSLIIIILGAASAASFAFGEWEQGVAILVALLINAIIGFFTEFRAVRSMEALRRLGRVSARVRRDGTTIEVSAGDIVPGDVVLFEGGDVVTADVRLIEASRMQADESALTGESVPVDKSTDPVSEDAPLAERSSMLWKGTAVTKGSGEGIVVGTGEASEIGRVASLVRETEDEVTPLEKRLAVFGRRLIWVTLGIAAVVAAAGAVAGRDLVSMVETSVALAVAAIPEGLPIVATVALARGMWRMASRNAVLNRLASVETLGATTVIFADKTGTLTENRMVVREYELASGGYTLTDDDAFSQGGEPVEPSDEPLLREALQIGVLVNNAALGGNGDERDEECSGDPMEVALLKAGAAAGLERAHLLEELPEEREEAFDPEVAMMATFHRQDDGYLVAVKGAPEAVLGVSTSVLTREGERSIDDARDEWLERSRVMAEEGLRVLALARREVGSDDADPYEDLAFVGLVGLYDPPHEAAREAIERCREAGIGVIMATGDLPETARRIAHAVGLTREEDAPVVRGGDLGSEEGRTQSGRTRIYARMTPEQKLRLIEREQEAGEIVAMTGDGVNDAPALQKADIGIAMGRRGTQVAREAADMILKDDELSTIVEAVGQGRVIFANIRKFVMYLLPCHVGEIIAVTAASLAGAPLPVLPLQILYLNIVTDVFPALAVGVGEGDPSIMERPPRDPDEPILTSVHWYGVGGFGLAIAVPTLWALSHALNTLGYERLEAITVSFLTLGFASLWHVFNVRDLRSGVFVNDVTRNPFVWAAVGLCTALLVAAVYVPGLAGVLKVEPPEPTAWFIILGMSLIPWAASQLVMLFAARRLDRRRRTDAEQNDTEST, encoded by the coding sequence GTGAGCGAGACACCCGGCGAGACGGCGGAGCGTACTCTCGAGCTCGCCTGGGCACTCGACCCCGGCGAGGTCGCCGGAGCATTGTCCGTCGACCCCGAGCGCGGCCTCAGCGACAACGATGTGTCGTCACGCCGGAGGGAGCACGGCCGCAATGCGCTCCGGGAAACCGAGCGTGAGAGCGCGTTCGTCATCCTGGCCCGCCAGTTCAAGAGCCTGATCATCATCATCCTCGGCGCCGCGTCGGCCGCCTCGTTCGCATTCGGCGAATGGGAACAGGGGGTCGCCATCCTGGTGGCCCTGCTCATCAACGCCATCATCGGGTTCTTCACCGAGTTCCGCGCCGTACGGTCGATGGAGGCGCTGAGGCGGTTGGGCCGCGTCAGTGCACGTGTCCGTCGCGACGGCACGACCATCGAGGTGTCGGCCGGAGATATCGTTCCCGGGGACGTCGTGCTCTTCGAGGGCGGCGACGTCGTCACGGCCGACGTCCGGCTCATCGAGGCGTCGCGCATGCAGGCCGACGAGTCGGCGCTGACCGGTGAGTCGGTTCCGGTCGACAAGTCGACCGACCCCGTTTCGGAGGACGCGCCGCTCGCCGAACGTTCGTCGATGCTGTGGAAGGGCACGGCCGTCACGAAGGGGTCCGGCGAGGGCATCGTCGTCGGAACCGGAGAGGCCTCGGAGATCGGGCGCGTCGCCTCGTTGGTCAGGGAGACCGAGGACGAGGTGACCCCGCTCGAGAAGCGTCTCGCCGTCTTCGGACGTCGTCTCATCTGGGTGACGCTGGGGATCGCGGCCGTCGTGGCCGCGGCGGGCGCCGTGGCGGGGCGCGACCTCGTGTCCATGGTCGAGACGTCGGTTGCGTTGGCGGTGGCGGCGATTCCCGAGGGACTCCCGATCGTCGCGACCGTCGCGCTGGCGCGCGGCATGTGGCGGATGGCGTCGCGGAACGCCGTGCTCAACCGGCTGGCGTCGGTCGAGACGCTCGGTGCGACGACCGTCATCTTCGCCGACAAGACGGGCACGCTGACCGAGAACAGGATGGTCGTCAGGGAGTACGAACTGGCATCGGGCGGCTACACCCTGACCGACGACGACGCGTTCTCTCAAGGCGGAGAGCCGGTCGAGCCATCGGATGAGCCGCTGCTTCGCGAGGCACTGCAGATAGGTGTCCTGGTCAACAACGCCGCGCTCGGCGGGAACGGCGATGAGCGGGACGAGGAGTGCAGCGGCGACCCGATGGAGGTCGCGCTGCTCAAGGCCGGAGCCGCGGCCGGGCTCGAGCGCGCACACCTGCTGGAGGAGCTTCCGGAGGAGCGTGAAGAGGCCTTCGATCCCGAGGTCGCGATGATGGCGACCTTCCACCGGCAGGACGACGGGTACCTGGTCGCGGTCAAGGGGGCGCCGGAAGCGGTGCTCGGTGTCTCGACGAGCGTACTGACGAGAGAGGGCGAGCGTTCGATCGACGATGCGCGGGACGAGTGGCTTGAGCGCTCGCGCGTCATGGCGGAGGAGGGCCTGAGAGTGCTTGCCCTCGCCCGACGTGAGGTGGGAAGCGATGACGCCGACCCCTACGAGGACCTGGCGTTCGTCGGGCTGGTCGGGCTCTACGACCCGCCCCACGAGGCGGCCCGGGAGGCCATCGAGCGCTGCCGCGAGGCAGGGATCGGTGTCATCATGGCGACCGGCGACCTCCCGGAGACGGCGCGCAGGATCGCGCATGCCGTCGGGCTGACCCGGGAGGAGGACGCGCCGGTCGTGCGCGGTGGCGACCTGGGTTCCGAGGAGGGCCGAACCCAGAGCGGACGCACGCGCATCTACGCTCGGATGACCCCCGAGCAGAAGCTCCGGCTCATCGAGCGGGAGCAGGAGGCGGGAGAGATCGTCGCGATGACGGGCGACGGCGTGAACGACGCGCCCGCGCTCCAGAAGGCCGACATCGGCATCGCGATGGGGCGTCGGGGCACGCAGGTGGCCCGCGAGGCCGCAGACATGATCCTGAAGGACGACGAACTCTCGACGATCGTTGAAGCGGTGGGGCAGGGGCGCGTCATCTTCGCCAACATCCGGAAGTTCGTGATGTACCTGCTGCCCTGCCACGTCGGCGAGATCATCGCGGTGACCGCGGCGTCGCTCGCAGGCGCGCCGCTGCCCGTGCTTCCCCTGCAGATACTCTATCTCAACATCGTCACGGACGTGTTCCCGGCGCTGGCGGTCGGCGTCGGAGAGGGCGATCCGAGCATCATGGAACGACCGCCCCGGGATCCGGACGAGCCCATTCTCACGAGTGTGCACTGGTACGGCGTCGGGGGATTCGGGCTGGCGATCGCCGTGCCCACGCTCTGGGCGCTGTCGCACGCGCTCAACACGCTGGGGTACGAACGTCTCGAGGCGATCACGGTGTCGTTCCTGACGCTGGGCTTCGCATCACTGTGGCACGTGTTCAACGTCCGCGACCTTCGTTCGGGCGTCTTCGTGAACGACGTGACGAGGAACCCGTTCGTCTGGGCTGCCGTCGGGTTGTGCACGGCGCTCCTGGTGGCGGCCGTCTACGTGCCGGGACTGGCCGGGGTGCTGAAGGTCGAACCTCCGGAGCCGACCGCCTGGTTCATCATCCTCGGGATGAGTCTGATCCCGTGGGCGGCGTCGCAGCTTGTGATGCTCTTCGCGGCGCGACGGCTGGATCGGCGACGGCGGACAGACGCGGAGCAGAACGACACGGAATCAACGTAG
- a CDS encoding DUF72 domain-containing protein, whose product MPARGDIHIGTSGWNYGHWKGPFYPEDLPQKKWLGFYGGRLRSVEVNNTFYSLPQHKTLRTWTDAVPSDFVFSVKASRYITHMKKMKDPEESLRRFLDAVEALGERLGPVLFQLPPSWRADPERLERFLEALPGELRCAFEFRDESWFDNDILELLRSHGAAFCVYHLAGRLSPKEVTADFVYLRLHGPGDRYEGSYDQSTLSGWAGALSSWARRGLDVYCYFDNDDSGYAALNAVSLADMLDAR is encoded by the coding sequence ATGCCCGCGAGGGGGGACATCCACATCGGCACGTCCGGATGGAACTACGGTCACTGGAAGGGACCGTTCTATCCGGAGGACCTGCCGCAGAAGAAGTGGCTCGGTTTCTATGGCGGCAGGCTCAGGAGCGTCGAGGTCAACAACACCTTCTACAGCCTGCCGCAGCACAAGACACTCCGGACATGGACGGACGCGGTCCCGTCGGACTTCGTCTTCTCGGTGAAGGCCAGCCGCTACATCACGCACATGAAGAAGATGAAGGACCCCGAAGAGAGCCTGAGGCGGTTCCTCGATGCTGTTGAGGCTCTCGGCGAGCGACTGGGGCCGGTGCTCTTTCAGCTCCCCCCGTCGTGGCGGGCCGACCCGGAGCGCCTGGAGCGTTTCCTCGAGGCCCTGCCCGGAGAGCTTCGCTGTGCGTTCGAGTTCCGCGACGAGAGCTGGTTCGATAATGACATACTGGAGCTTCTGCGGTCGCACGGGGCGGCGTTTTGTGTTTATCATCTGGCTGGACGGCTGTCTCCGAAGGAGGTCACGGCGGACTTCGTCTACCTCAGGCTGCACGGGCCGGGGGACAGGTACGAGGGGTCGTACGATCAGAGCACGCTGTCCGGCTGGGCCGGCGCGCTCTCGTCGTGGGCCCGCCGGGGACTTGATGTCTACTGTTATTTCGACAATGATGACAGCGGCTATGCCGCACTGAACGCGGTCTCGCTCGCCGACATGCTGGACGCGCGGTAG